In the Gymnogyps californianus isolate 813 chromosome 3, ASM1813914v2, whole genome shotgun sequence genome, one interval contains:
- the SLC22A16 gene encoding solute carrier family 22 member 16 produces MSCGIHYLASVFMAVTPNFVCGIPGNVSSVLFYNSSESSIEDIWTLWTSTENYIVVQLENGEIWELNQCSRSKREVSLDLAYEYKGNKSIFSCSDGFLYDDAKWKSTVVTQWDLVCDREWLAKLIQPTFMIGVLIGAVIFGDIADRLGRQRVIWFTSAGQFVFGIAVAFTFDYYSFVIVRFLLAMVSSGYLVVAFVYVTEFVGIKARTWASMHVHAFFAMGIMVVALVGFLVRTWWVYQIFLSIATLPFVLCCWMLPETPFWLLSEERYEDAQKVINIMARWNKVSTPCKVSELCSVQQDDLVSGRTGDNDTSSTKKHNILDLFCNWHIARRTITVWLIWFTGSLGYYVFSLSSVSLGGNEYLNLFLIGAVELPCYIIACIGMDRLGRRNTLIPFLILSALICVLIMFLPQDFNILIILANMAGKFSIGVAFGLIYLYTAELYPTIVRSLAVGSGSMMCRVGSVVAPFCVYLRSVWIFMPLLLVGIMALLSGILTIMLPETLGKPLTNTLVEATEIGRNKKSCSGKTPPAHSGAALEKIEMFGQETVSTEK; encoded by the exons ATGTCATGTGGTATCCATTACTTAGCATCTGTGTTCATGGCTGTTACTCCTAACTTTGTATGTGGGATCCCTGGAAATGTGAGTAGTGTTCTTTTCTACAACTCCTCTGAATCAAGTATAGAGGACATCTGGACACTATGGACATCAACAGAAAATTACATTGTAGTCCAgctggaaaatggagaaatttgGGAACTTAATCAATGCAGCAGGTCCAAACGAGAAGTCAGTTTGGATCTGGCATATGAATACAAAGGCAACAAGTCcatattttcttgttctgatGGATTTCTCTATGATGATGCAAAGTGGAAGAGCACTGTTGTTACGCAGTGGGATCTGGTCTGTGACCGAGAATGGCTTGCAAAATTAATCCAGCCTACGTTCATGATTGGAGTCTTGATTGGAGCAGTAATTTTTGGTGACATTGCTGACAG ACTGGGAAGACAGCGTGTTATATGGTTCACAAGTGCTGGTCAGTTTGTATTTGGCATCGCAGTGGCCTTCACGTTTGACTACTACAGTTTCGTGATTGTGCGCTTTCTCCTTGCTATG gtttCAAGTGGCTATCTGGTTGTGGCTTTTGTTTATGTGACTGAATTTGTTGGCATTAAAGCACGAACCTGGGCTTCTATGCATGTCCATGCTTTTTTTGCTATGGGAATTATGGTTGTGGCACTCGTGGGATTTTTGGTTCGGACCTGGTGGGTCTATCAGATATTTCTCTCCATAGCGACTCTTCCCTTTGTCTTGTGCTGCTGGATGCTCCCAGAAACACCTTTTTGGCTCCTGTCAGAGGAAAGATACGAAGATGCGCAAAAAGTAATTAATATAATGGCAAGATGGAATAAAGTAAGCACTCCCTGCAAAGTTTCTGAACTGTGCTCAGTCCAACAAGATGATCTAGTCAGTGGCAGAACGGGTGACAATGACACGTCTTCAACAAAGAAGCACAACATCTTAGACCTGTTTTGTAACTGGCACATTGCAAGAAGGACCATCACAGTCTGGCTGATCTGGTTCACTGGGAGCTTAGGGTACTACGTCTTCTCCCTCAGTTCTGTCAGTCTAGGAggcaatgaatatttaaatctgtttctcatag GTGCTGTGGAGTTGCCTTGCTATATCATTGCTTGCATTGGGATGGACAGACTGGGAAGGAGAAACACACTCATTCCGTTCCTTATTTTAAGTGCACTGATCTGTGTTTTAATTATGTTCCTACCTCAG GATTTCAATATATTAATTATCTTAGCAAATATGGCTGGAAAATTTTCAATAGGTGTGGCATTTGGCCTCATATATCTCTACACAGCAGAACTGTACCCAACAATTGTAAG ATCACTTGCTGTTGGAAGTGGAAGCATGATGTGCCGTGTAGGAAGTGTGGTCGCTCCTTTCTGTGTATATCTGAGAAGTGTTTGGATTTTCATGCCACTT TTGCTTGTTGGAATCATGGCTCTTCTGAGTGGAATACTAACAATAATGCTTCCAGAAACACTGGGAAAACCATTGACTAATACTTTGGTGGAAGCTACAGAAAttggaagaaacaagaaaagctgttcAGGAAAGACTCCTCCAGCGCACAGTGGTGCAGCATTAGAAAAGATAGAGATGTTTGGTCAAGAAACAGTCAGCACTGAGAaataa